One segment of Scyliorhinus torazame isolate Kashiwa2021f chromosome 14, sScyTor2.1, whole genome shotgun sequence DNA contains the following:
- the LOC140389549 gene encoding extracellular calcium-sensing receptor-like → MIFAIEEINRSRTLLPNITIGYKILDDCASSTTATQAALTLANGREELISANDCKGLPNVLAIIGGGGSSQSIAISRTIGPFGMPLVSYFSTCACLSNRQEYPAFYRTIPSDYYQSKLLAQLVKRFGWTWIGTVRSNNDYGHFGMEGFLEDIEELGICVAFSVSFSRTDPREKVAEIVQVIKKSTTKVVVVFSAKREMRILLREIVRQNVSGIQWIGSEAWVTAELLTPEESTKFLTGTIGPAIHMAEVIGLREFLLQVHPSATPDNNFVTEFWETTFKCTLLSDNGFESDAAADNPQCTGRESLHGVNNAYSDISMDGSSYNVYKAVYVFAHAVHDMLVCKDGKGPFTNGTCAHISTYEPWQLLHYMQAVNFTTTSGETVYFESSGDPVAIYDLMNWQVNTKGFPEIVNVGYYDASASSGQAIVLNEEGIVWNGGKNKVPRAICSESCLPGTRKVSRKGYPVCCFDCTQCPAGEISNTTDALDCIKCPLEYWSNPKKDKCFPKEIEFLSFEETLGIVLVALALGGICGTLAIAGVFLQYKETPIVKANNSELSFLLLFALTLCFLCSLTFIGQPSFWSCMLQRVSFGITFVLCISCVLTKTILVLMAFTATLPNNNLMRWFGPTQQRFGVFGLTFIQGFICTIWLSIAPPFPMKNTSYYREIIILECHVGSTMAFYCVSGYIALLSCVCFVLAFLARKLPDNFNEAQCITFSMLIFCVVWIAFIPAYVSSPGKYTVAVEVFAILASSFALLLCIFVPKCTIILLKPETNTRKHVMSKLPS, encoded by the exons ATGATCTTTGCCATAGAAGAAATAAATAGAAGCCGTACCCTACTTCCGAATATTACAATCGGGTACAAAATTCTTGATGATTGTGCTTCATCCACAACCGCTACGCAGGCAGCTCTGACTCTTGCTAATGGAAGGGAAGAGTTGATTTCTGCCAATGATTGTAAAGGTCTTCCCAATGTCTTGGCCATAATTGGGGGCGGTGGATCCTCCCAATCCATCGCAATATCGCGGACAATCGGTCCGTTTGGAATGCCTTTGGTAAG TTACTTTTCCACGTGTGCGTGTCTCAGTAATAGACAGGAGTACCCCGCCTTTTATAGGACAATACCAAGTGATTACTATCAGTCCAAGCTTTTGGCCCAACTTGTGAAAAGGTTTGGGTGGACATGGATCGGAACCGTTAGAAGTAACAATGACTATGGTCATTTTGGAATGGAAGGTTTTCTAGAAGACATTGAAGAACTGGGAATTTGCGTGGCTTTCTCAGTATCGTTTTCCCGCACCGATCCGAGGGAGAAAGTAGCAGAGATTGTTCAGGTTATCAAAAAGTCGACAACAAAAGTAGTTGTCGTGTTTTCAGCCAAAAGAGAAATGCGGATTTTGTTAAGAGAAATCGTACGTCAAAACGTGAGCGGCATACAGTGGATAGGAAGCGAGGCTTGGGTGACAGCAGAGTTACTCACTCCAGAGGAAAGTACGAAATTCCTGACTGGGACAATAGGGCCTGCCATCCATATGGCAGAAGTGATAGGATTGCGAGAATTCCTTCTTCAGGTTCACCCATCTGCTACGCCCGACAACAATTTTGTGACGGAATTTTGGGAAACAACATTCAAATGCACCCTACTGTCGGACAACGGGTTTGAGTCagatgctgctgctgacaatcCTCAGTGTACAGGTCGTGAATCGTTACACGGAGTAAACAATGCATATTCTGATATAAGTATGGATGGGAGTTCCTACAACGTTTATAAAGCAGTCTATGTCTTCGCCCACGCTGTGCATGACATGCTTGTCTGTAAAGATGGAAAAGGTCCGTTTACAAATGGCACTTGCGCGCACATTTCTACGTATGAACCCTGGCAG CTACTTCATTATATGCAGGCAGTTAACTTTACAACTACATCCGGGGAAACTGTCTACTTTGAGTCCAGCGGGGATCCGGTGGCTATCTATGACTTGATGAACTGGCAAGTCAATACAAAGGGTTTCCCGGAGATTGTGAATGTTGGCTATTACGATGCTTCCGCATCTTCCGGACAGGCAATCGTTCTAAATGAAGAAGGCATTGTGTGGAATGGCGGAAAAAACAAG GTTCCACGTGCAATTTGCTCCGAAAGCTGCCTCCCGGGGACACGGAAAGTCTCCAGGAAGGGATACCCGGTCTGTTGCTTTGACTGCACCCAATGCCCTGCCGGTGAGATCAGTAACACCACAG ATGCTTTAGACTGCATTAAGTGTCCACTGGAATACTGGTCCAACCCGAAAAAAGACAAATGCTTTCCGAAAGAAATTGAGTTTCTCTCTTTTGAAGAAACCCTGGGAATCGTATTAGTGGCACTCGCGTTAGGTGGCATCTGTGGCACTCTAGCAATAGCTGGCGTTTTCCTTCAGTATAAGGAGACTCCCATTGTGAAGGCTAACAATTCCGAGCTGAGCTTCCTTCTTCTCTTCGCATTAACCCTTTGTTTCCTGTGTTCCCTTACTTTTATTGGCCAACCATCATTTTGGTCCTGTATGTTACAACGTGTATCATTTGGCATAACCTTTGTCTTATGCATTTCTTGTGTTTTGACAAAGACCATTCTTGTACTGATGGCCTTTACTGCGACGCTTCCCAACAATAATCTAATGAGATGGTTTGGGCCAACACAACAACGTTTTGGCGTATTTGGTCTCACATTTATTCAAGGCTTCATATGCACCATATGGCTAAGTATAGCGCCACCATTTCCAATGAAAAACACTAGCTATTACAGGGAAATTATCATTTTGGAATGtcatgtggggtccacgatggcctTTTATTGCGTGTCGGGTTATATTGCATTGCTGTCCTGTGTTTGCTTTGTTCTTGCATTTCTAGCCCGGAAACTGCCCGATAATTTCAACGAGGCCCAGTGTATAACCTTTAGCATGCTTATCTTCTGTGTCGTTTGGATAGCATTCATTCCAGCCTACGTGAGCTCTCCTGGGAAATATACTGTAGCTGTAGAAGTATTTGCTATTCTGGCATCCAGTTTTGCTTTGCTTCTCTGTATTTTCGTTCCTAAATGTACCATCATACTGCTCAAACCAGAGACTAACACAAGAAAACATGTAATGTCCAAACTACCTTCATAA